A stretch of the Sorangium aterium genome encodes the following:
- a CDS encoding serine hydrolase domain-containing protein, with protein MRRVLRPTAFFSCIGVVLLAGCMSSSPAPLDTVATADDDGGGSVGVGSAAAGPGGSGDTPGAGCDELSLELQRALDAAVEAQRLPGAAAAVHLGGCSWLGAAGVADTEADVAIQPGDLFRAGSITKTFVSTLALMLRAEGRLSLDDTVSAYVGGVPHGEKISVRQILNHTSGIFDYTALDEFWTAALDDPTRTWTPAELIELAASKPPYFEPGRGFAYSNTNYIIAGLIVEAASGEPIGELLRSRVLEPAGLAHTYLDGAEEAVPGLVHGYGRSRGELVEMTSAIDASAAGAAGALVSTTGDLTSFYRKVLDGALLGPAELEEMTAWVDAPLGEVTGYGLGLSRRESPLGVLVGHDGGIWGFTSSSYYAVDKDASITVLVNLEGGDVGRIVDDLANVLISP; from the coding sequence ATGCGCCGTGTTCTTCGGCCGACCGCTTTCTTCTCTTGCATCGGCGTTGTCCTGCTCGCGGGGTGCATGAGCTCCTCGCCTGCTCCGCTCGACACGGTGGCCACCGCGGACGACGACGGCGGTGGGAGCGTCGGAGTCGGCAGCGCCGCCGCTGGACCCGGCGGCTCAGGCGATACGCCGGGCGCCGGCTGCGACGAGCTCTCGCTGGAGCTCCAGAGAGCGCTCGACGCGGCCGTGGAAGCGCAGCGGCTCCCCGGCGCGGCCGCCGCCGTGCACCTCGGCGGGTGCAGCTGGCTCGGCGCCGCGGGGGTCGCGGACACCGAGGCCGACGTGGCCATCCAGCCCGGCGATCTCTTCCGCGCAGGGAGCATCACGAAGACCTTCGTCTCCACGCTGGCGCTGATGCTCCGCGCAGAAGGCCGGCTGTCGCTCGACGATACCGTATCCGCGTACGTCGGCGGTGTCCCCCACGGAGAGAAGATCTCCGTGCGACAGATCCTGAACCACACGAGCGGTATCTTCGACTACACGGCGCTCGACGAGTTCTGGACCGCGGCCCTCGACGATCCGACGCGCACGTGGACACCCGCGGAGCTCATCGAGCTCGCGGCGTCGAAGCCGCCGTATTTCGAGCCAGGGCGCGGCTTCGCCTACTCCAACACGAACTACATCATCGCCGGCCTGATCGTCGAGGCGGCCTCGGGAGAGCCGATCGGCGAGCTGCTCCGCAGCCGCGTCCTCGAGCCGGCGGGGCTCGCGCACACGTACCTCGACGGCGCCGAGGAGGCCGTGCCCGGCCTCGTGCACGGTTACGGGCGGAGCCGAGGGGAGCTCGTCGAGATGACCTCCGCGATCGACGCGTCCGCGGCGGGCGCGGCGGGCGCGCTGGTCTCGACCACGGGTGACCTCACGAGCTTCTACCGCAAGGTGCTCGACGGCGCGCTGCTCGGCCCCGCCGAGCTCGAAGAGATGACCGCGTGGGTCGACGCGCCCCTCGGCGAGGTCACCGGGTACGGCCTCGGGCTGTCGCGCCGGGAATCTCCGCTCGGCGTCCTGGTCGGTCACGACGGTGGTATCTGGGGCTTCACGTCGTCGTCTTATTACGCGGTCGACAAGGATGCTTCTATCACCGTGCTCGTCAATCTCGAGGGCGGCGATGTCGGCAGGATCGTCGATGATCTGGCGAATGTCCTGATCTCGCCCTGA
- a CDS encoding NUDIX hydrolase, which translates to MGITIPRRHASALAGTFGPLAIHRHEVMAAGASYPAFTLELADWISVAAITDEGQFVLVRQYRHGVDAVTIETAGGLVDPGEEPAAAAPRELLEETGYTVESLETLGWVHPNPALQANRCFLYLARGARRVGEPEGDEHESTEAVVMSAGDVMAAMQDGRISHSIAVITLLRALAVATAAPR; encoded by the coding sequence ATGGGTATCACGATTCCTCGCCGGCACGCCTCGGCGCTCGCCGGTACGTTCGGTCCGCTCGCGATCCATCGCCACGAAGTCATGGCCGCGGGCGCGTCGTATCCCGCCTTCACGCTGGAGCTCGCCGACTGGATCTCGGTGGCCGCGATCACGGATGAAGGCCAGTTCGTCCTGGTGCGGCAGTACCGGCACGGGGTCGACGCGGTGACCATCGAGACGGCAGGCGGCCTTGTCGATCCAGGGGAAGAGCCGGCGGCCGCTGCGCCGCGCGAGCTCCTGGAGGAGACGGGGTATACTGTGGAGTCGCTCGAGACGCTCGGGTGGGTACACCCGAATCCCGCGCTCCAGGCGAATCGCTGCTTCCTCTACCTGGCGCGCGGCGCGCGGCGGGTCGGCGAGCCCGAGGGCGACGAGCACGAGAGCACGGAAGCGGTCGTGATGAGCGCAGGCGACGTGATGGCAGCGATGCAGGACGGCCGGATCAGCCACTCGATCGCCGTGATCACCCTGCTGCGGGCCCTCGCCGTCGCGACGGCGGCGCCGCGCTGA
- a CDS encoding YcbK family protein, whose translation MQTRRDRAPASPAGAEQAPRTKTRESSHHGRAKSASAATGDEKTSGAGDRNRTGTARSRGKAPHAAADAEENAGGSAKAGGGKKGVAKKKAGGEKKKEKRRAARTVESKRRGAKKGMEREAPPKPCHGPVLSMDRSGLEPERLELVDCKGKPREEARRALSLLARPWGTPRPILSDEGAPARRPEAASRKGRRAGDEPRAVGSRASGVQAGEVAPGVRLLDPGLLSRIDALARRYPGRLVSLVSGYRPQSQGSLHQTGRALDLRIAGVRNDELAAACRALADTGCGYYPNSSFVHVDVRAPGTGSVSWIDASGPGEAPRYVTAWPPPQDEGRGATEGMSGEDAEEVLRRERRDRSASTAPEKMAGPVSDKASAAPERASSASETAGAAPEKAASAAPEKASTVPEKTGAAPEKAGAPPETAARGTP comes from the coding sequence GTGCAGACCCGTCGGGATCGCGCGCCAGCGAGCCCTGCAGGTGCGGAGCAAGCCCCGCGAACGAAGACGCGGGAGAGCTCGCACCATGGCCGTGCGAAGAGCGCGTCGGCCGCGACCGGTGACGAGAAGACGAGCGGGGCGGGGGACCGGAACCGGACGGGGACGGCTCGCTCCCGCGGGAAGGCGCCGCACGCGGCTGCAGACGCCGAGGAAAACGCGGGCGGTTCGGCGAAGGCGGGCGGCGGGAAAAAGGGGGTCGCCAAGAAGAAGGCGGGCGGCGAGAAGAAGAAGGAGAAGAGGCGGGCGGCGCGCACGGTCGAGAGCAAGCGGCGCGGGGCGAAGAAGGGGATGGAGCGGGAGGCGCCTCCGAAGCCGTGCCACGGACCGGTGCTCTCGATGGACCGCAGCGGGCTGGAGCCCGAGCGCCTCGAGCTTGTCGACTGCAAGGGGAAGCCGCGCGAGGAGGCCCGGCGCGCCCTCTCCTTGCTTGCGCGCCCGTGGGGCACGCCGCGGCCGATCCTGTCCGACGAGGGCGCGCCCGCGCGGAGGCCGGAAGCGGCGAGCCGCAAGGGGCGGCGCGCTGGCGATGAGCCGCGAGCCGTCGGGAGCAGGGCGAGCGGGGTGCAGGCAGGGGAGGTCGCGCCCGGCGTGCGGCTGCTCGATCCCGGGCTGCTCTCCCGCATCGACGCGCTGGCGCGGCGGTACCCGGGCCGGCTCGTGTCGCTCGTGAGCGGGTACAGGCCGCAGAGCCAGGGCAGCCTGCACCAGACGGGGCGGGCGCTCGATCTGCGCATCGCCGGGGTGAGGAACGACGAGCTCGCAGCCGCCTGCCGCGCGCTCGCCGACACGGGCTGTGGGTACTATCCGAACAGCTCGTTCGTGCACGTCGACGTGCGCGCGCCAGGGACGGGGAGCGTCTCGTGGATCGACGCGTCCGGACCCGGCGAGGCACCCCGCTATGTGACCGCGTGGCCGCCGCCGCAGGACGAAGGGCGAGGGGCGACCGAGGGGATGTCCGGCGAGGACGCGGAGGAGGTGCTCCGGCGGGAGCGCCGCGACAGGTCTGCGAGCACGGCGCCGGAGAAGATGGCGGGCCCTGTGTCGGACAAGGCGAGCGCGGCGCCGGAGAGGGCGAGCTCCGCTTCGGAGACGGCGGGAGCGGCGCCGGAGAAGGCGGCGAGTGCGGCGCCGGAGAAGGCGAGCACCGTGCCGGAGAAGACGGGAGCGGCGCCGGAGAAGGCGGGCGCCCCGCCGGAGACGGCGGCGAGGGGCACGCCGTAG
- the dtd gene encoding D-aminoacyl-tRNA deacylase, whose translation MRAVVQRALGARVEVEGQVVGAIERGLVAFVGAAKDDDDADADHVAGKIAGLRVFSDDAGKMSRALSDVRGAGVLAISQFTLFGDVRRGLRPSFDGAMEPVRAEALYERFIAALRARGLTVATGRFRADMRVFVENDGPVTILIDSKRTF comes from the coding sequence ATGCGCGCGGTCGTTCAACGCGCGCTCGGCGCGCGCGTCGAGGTCGAGGGCCAGGTGGTCGGCGCCATCGAGCGCGGCCTCGTGGCCTTCGTCGGCGCCGCGAAGGACGATGACGACGCCGACGCCGACCACGTCGCCGGCAAGATCGCGGGCCTCCGCGTGTTCAGCGACGACGCCGGCAAGATGTCGCGGGCGCTTTCGGACGTGCGCGGCGCCGGCGTGCTCGCGATCAGCCAGTTCACGCTCTTCGGCGACGTCCGGCGCGGCCTGAGGCCGAGCTTCGACGGCGCCATGGAGCCCGTGCGCGCCGAGGCGCTGTACGAGCGCTTCATCGCCGCCTTGCGGGCCCGCGGCCTCACGGTGGCCACGGGCCGCTTCCGCGCCGACATGCGCGTATTCGTCGAGAACGACGGCCCGGTCACCATCCTCATCGATTCGAAGCGGACGTTCTGA
- a CDS encoding ketopantoate reductase family protein: protein MRISIVGAGALGRIYGVRLATQGNDVTFVVRPERVHDARPFVVEQVNGADRRDTLARPRLAAEIPADADVVLITVRFDQLVPRADLGGAAQRGAGGRSVADLLRGGPAAPAVVLTPLLPRERADLEEAARRRITPAMPGVSGYLDERGVVRAWITELASTLIDEEGGAPAERPLLEELARRLTSAGVPARIEPDVGAQNVATTTAFFPLIAAIDAGGGASALLENDSVLSTVIEATRESVALANRLGKVAPWTKLLLRFIGPLTLKPGIALVRLLAPEFLRFLDVHFGPKLHAQHLAMGATVLEMGRERGVSMPALERLLAHLGGRPGAR, encoded by the coding sequence ATGCGGATCAGCATCGTGGGCGCGGGCGCGCTCGGGCGGATCTACGGCGTGCGCCTCGCCACCCAGGGAAACGACGTCACGTTCGTGGTCCGGCCCGAGCGCGTCCACGACGCACGGCCGTTCGTGGTCGAGCAGGTGAACGGCGCCGATCGACGCGACACGCTCGCTCGCCCGCGCCTCGCGGCCGAGATCCCGGCCGACGCGGACGTCGTCCTGATCACCGTGCGCTTCGATCAGCTCGTCCCCCGCGCCGACCTCGGCGGCGCCGCGCAGCGCGGGGCGGGCGGCAGGTCGGTGGCAGATCTGCTCCGCGGCGGCCCGGCCGCGCCCGCCGTGGTGCTCACGCCGCTCCTGCCCAGGGAGCGCGCCGACCTCGAGGAGGCCGCCCGGCGCCGCATCACCCCCGCGATGCCGGGCGTCTCGGGCTACCTGGACGAGCGCGGCGTGGTCCGCGCCTGGATCACCGAGCTCGCGTCCACGCTCATCGACGAAGAGGGGGGCGCCCCCGCCGAACGACCGCTGCTCGAGGAGCTCGCGCGCCGCCTCACGAGCGCCGGTGTTCCGGCGCGGATCGAGCCCGACGTGGGCGCGCAGAACGTGGCCACCACGACCGCGTTCTTCCCCCTGATCGCCGCCATCGACGCGGGCGGCGGGGCGAGCGCCCTCCTCGAGAACGACAGCGTGCTCAGCACCGTGATCGAGGCCACCAGGGAGTCCGTAGCGCTCGCGAACCGGCTGGGCAAGGTGGCCCCGTGGACGAAGCTCCTCCTCCGGTTCATCGGGCCGCTCACGCTGAAGCCGGGCATCGCGCTCGTGCGCCTGCTGGCCCCGGAGTTCTTGCGGTTCCTCGACGTGCATTTCGGCCCCAAGCTCCACGCGCAGCACCTCGCGATGGGCGCCACCGTCCTCGAGATGGGCCGAGAGCGCGGCGTGAGCATGCCGGCGCTCGAGCGGCTGCTCGCGCACCTCGGCGGCCGCCCCGGGGCGCGCTGA